A portion of the Actomonas aquatica genome contains these proteins:
- a CDS encoding EF-hand domain-containing protein, whose amino-acid sequence MNRKLVVTTLLAASAFGSSFLFAQTNTDAPNPPPGRGPGGTPPAWMIERFDTDGDGVLNAEERGVAHQAMMDKRQNGERPGREMMRNMRERFDADGDGRLSAEERATADATMRAEAVNRPRLMARIDTDKDGVISDAEWTAHRDALRDRMGKGKGKGMGQGGGGQGAGRQTN is encoded by the coding sequence ATGAATCGCAAACTCGTTGTTACCACCCTCCTCGCCGCCAGTGCCTTCGGCAGCTCCTTCCTCTTCGCCCAAACCAACACCGACGCCCCCAATCCGCCTCCCGGTCGCGGACCCGGCGGCACCCCGCCCGCCTGGATGATCGAACGTTTCGACACCGATGGTGACGGCGTGCTCAACGCCGAAGAACGCGGCGTTGCCCACCAAGCCATGATGGACAAGCGCCAGAACGGTGAGCGTCCCGGTCGCGAAATGATGCGCAACATGCGTGAGCGTTTCGACGCCGATGGCGATGGTCGCCTCAGTGCCGAAGAGCGTGCCACGGCCGACGCCACCATGCGTGCCGAAGCCGTGAATCGCCCGCGCCTCATGGCCCGCATCGACACCGATAAAGACGGTGTGATCAGCGACGCCGAGTGGACCGCCCACCGCGACGCCCTGCGCGACCGCATGGGCAAGGGCAAAGGCAAGGGCATGGGCCAAGGCGGCGGCGGCCAAGGCGCCGGTCGCCAGACCAACTGA
- a CDS encoding type II toxin-antitoxin system RelE family toxin, which produces MFQVTFAEQAMHELNKLDKLTQLTAIEPLSSLRLIDLERPREPLGKFARGGRDLYRLRSGELRFYFEVREEETLHVLYILHEHSLEDFLLRNGLPVSEQQLVEQHSKFWKYLESITKR; this is translated from the coding sequence ATGTTTCAAGTCACCTTTGCCGAACAGGCCATGCACGAGCTCAACAAGCTCGACAAACTCACGCAGCTCACCGCGATCGAGCCGCTGAGTTCGCTGCGTCTGATCGATCTGGAGCGGCCGCGCGAGCCGCTGGGCAAGTTCGCCCGCGGTGGTCGCGATCTCTACCGGCTGCGCAGTGGTGAACTGCGGTTCTATTTTGAGGTCAGGGAGGAGGAGACGTTGCACGTCCTCTACATCCTCCACGAGCACTCGCTGGAGGATTTCCTGCTGCGCAATGGCCTGCCGGTCTCTGAGCAGCAGTTGGTCGAGCAGCACTCGAAGTTCTGGAAATACCTCGAATCGATCACCAAGCGCTAA
- the pssA gene encoding CDP-diacylglycerol--serine O-phosphatidyltransferase, with translation MTPAEPPPPEREDPFSPENASRIYFLPNLMTAGNLFCGFVACIKCVQAHYLMRGSDVITPGASVLFSEAVWLIFGAMAFDVLDGRLARMGGKESLFGGEFDSLADVISFGLTPALMMFFLILSPTQGYPIFQKIGWCFGFVYLLCAAIRLARFNVITHPLIIRDKKSGSKDFVGLPVPAAAGTVAALVLFLLNLAKHDRELQMWALALPPLLLLIAVLMVSTIRYPSGKQIDMQTKTPLVSLVLVVSGAGAIVAFKEIGMLVLMLGYIFFGLIRAFRERGQKTTPTPDAESV, from the coding sequence ATGACTCCCGCTGAACCGCCCCCTCCGGAGCGCGAGGATCCGTTCTCGCCCGAAAACGCGAGCCGCATCTATTTCCTGCCCAACCTGATGACGGCCGGAAACCTGTTCTGTGGTTTCGTGGCCTGCATCAAGTGCGTCCAGGCGCACTATCTCATGCGTGGGTCCGACGTGATCACGCCGGGTGCGAGCGTGCTGTTTTCGGAGGCCGTGTGGCTGATCTTCGGGGCGATGGCGTTTGACGTGCTCGATGGGCGCCTGGCGCGCATGGGTGGCAAGGAGTCGCTCTTCGGCGGCGAGTTCGACTCGTTGGCCGACGTGATCTCGTTCGGCCTCACGCCGGCGTTGATGATGTTTTTCCTCATCCTGTCGCCGACCCAGGGTTATCCCATTTTCCAGAAGATCGGCTGGTGTTTCGGCTTCGTTTACCTGCTGTGTGCGGCGATCCGGCTGGCGCGATTTAACGTGATCACCCACCCGCTCATCATCCGCGACAAAAAGTCGGGCTCGAAGGATTTCGTCGGGCTGCCGGTGCCGGCGGCGGCGGGCACGGTGGCGGCGCTGGTGTTGTTTCTTCTCAACTTGGCCAAGCACGACCGTGAGCTGCAAATGTGGGCGCTGGCCTTGCCGCCGCTGCTGCTGTTGATCGCGGTGCTGATGGTGAGCACGATCCGCTACCCGAGCGGCAAGCAGATCGATATGCAGACGAAGACCCCGCTGGTGTCGCTGGTGCTGGTGGTGAGCGGGGCCGGCGCGATCGTGGCCTTCAAGGAAATCGGCATGCTGGTGCTGATGCTCGGCTACATCTTCTTCGGCCTGATCCGGGCCTTCCGCGAGCGCGGTCAGAAAACCACCCCGACGCCGGATGCGGAAAGCGTGTGA